A genome region from Festucalex cinctus isolate MCC-2025b chromosome 17, RoL_Fcin_1.0, whole genome shotgun sequence includes the following:
- the LOC144005373 gene encoding uncharacterized protein LOC144005373, producing the protein MMAAVWFLVVLAYALLMGADARSEGSNVGQKEGAVLDVKSNDVSLEEAFKLLQRLSSALNLQNEAKDDVVSHEDHAPHHNVSHEDHAPHHNVSHVDHAPHHNVSHEDHAPHHNVSHEDHAPHHNVSHEDHAPHHNVSHEDHAPHHNVSHEDHAPHHNVSHEDHAPHHNKYH; encoded by the exons ATGATGGCTGCTGTTTGGTTTTTGGTTGTGCTGGCGTATGCACTTTTGATGGGCGCTGATGCTAGATCAGAAGGATCCAATGTTGGGCAGAAAGAAGGAGCTGTGCTAG ATGTGAAATCCAATGATGTTTCACTTGAGGAGGCTTTTAAACTTCTGCAGCGTTTGAGTTCTGCGTTGAACTTGCAAAATGAAG CCAAGGATGATGTagtgagccacgaggaccatgcgccgcaccacaacgtgagccacgaggaccatgcgccgcaccacaacgtgagccacgtggaccatgcgccgcaccacaacgtgagccacgaggaccatgcgccgcaccacaacgtgagccacgaggaccatgcgccgcaccacaacgtgagccacgaggaccatgcgccgcaccacaacgtgagccacgaggaccatgcgccgcaccacaacgtgagccacgaggaccatgcgccgcaccacaacgtgagccacgaggaccatgcgccgcaccacaac AAGTATCACTGA
- the LOC144005370 gene encoding uncharacterized protein LOC144005370 codes for MMAGVWLLVVLVYALLMDTDARSEGSNVGLKKGAVLDVKSNDVSLEEAFKLLQRLSSALNLQNEAKDDVVSYEDQAPHHNVSHEDHAPHHNVSHEDHAPHHNVSHEDHAPHHNVSHEDHAPHHNVSHVDHAPHHNVSHEDHAPHHNVSHEDHAPHHNVSHEDHAPHHNVSHEDHAPHHNVSHEDHAPHHNVSHEDHAPHHNIRDGSSTCWGLETTLEIE; via the exons ATGATGGCTGGTGTTTGGCTCTTGGTTGTGCTGGTGTATGCACTTTTGATGGACACTGATGCTAGATCAGAAGGATCCAATGTTGGGCTTAAAAAGGGAGCTGTGTTAG ATGTGAAATCCAATGATGTTTCACTTGAGGAGGCTTTTAAACTTCTGCAGCGTTTGAGTTCTGCGTTGAACTTGCAAAATGAAG CCAAGGATGATGTAGTGAGCtacgaggaccaggcgccgcaccacaacgtgagccacgaggaccatgcgccgcaccacaacgtgagccacgaggaccatgcgccgcaccacaacgtgagccacgaggaccatgcgccgcaccacaacgtgagccacgaggaccatgcgccgcaccacaacgtgagccacgtggaccatgcgccgcaccacaacgtgagccacgaggaccatgcgccgcaccacaacgtgagccacgaggaccatgcgccgcaccacaacgtgagccacgaggaccatgcgccgcaccacaacgtgagccacgaggaccatgcgccgcaccacaacgtgagccacgaggaccatgcgccgcaccacaacgtgagccacgaggaccatgcgccgcaccacaac ATTAGAGATGGTTCTTCAACGTGTTGGGGTCTCGAGACCACCCTGGAGATTGAATGA
- the LOC144005371 gene encoding uncharacterized protein LOC144005371: MMAAVWFLVVLAYALLMGADARSEGSNVGQKEGAVLDVKSNDVSLEEAFKLLQRLSSALNLQNEAKDDVVSHEDHAPHHNVSHVDHAPHHNVSHVDHAPHHNVSHVDHAPHHNVSHVDHAPHHNVSHVDHAPHHNVSHEDHAPHHNVSHEDHAPHHNVSHEDHAPHHNVSHEDHAPHHNVSHEDHAPHHNVSHEDHAPHHNAGEHVLTRSFVCQRNRV; this comes from the exons ATGATGGCTGCTGTTTGGTTTTTGGTTGTGCTGGCGTATGCACTTTTGATGGGCGCTGATGCTAGATCAGAAGGATCCAATGTTGGGCAGAAAGAAGGAGCTGTGCTAG ATGTGAAATCCAATGATGTTTCACTTGAGGAGGCTTTTAAACTTCTGCAGCGTTTGAGTTCTGCGTTGAACTTGCAAAATGAAG CCAAGGATGATGTagtgagccacgaggaccatgcgccgcaccacaacgtgagccacgtggaccatgcgccgcaccacaacgtgagccacgtggaccatgcgccgcaccacaacgtgagccacgtggaccatgcgccgcaccacaacgtgagccacgtggaccatgcgccgcaccacaacgtgagccacgtggaccatgcgccgcaccacaacgtgagccacgaggaccatgcgccgcaccacaacgtgagccacgaggaccatgcgccgcaccacaacgtgagccacgaggaccatgcgccgcaccacaacgtgagccacgaggaccatgcgccgcaccacaacgtgagccacgaggaccatgcgccgcaccacaacgtgagccacgaggaccatgcgccgcaccacaac GCGGGCGAGCACGTCCTAACACGTAGTTTCGTATGTCAAAGAAACCGCGTCTGA
- the LOC144004820 gene encoding uncharacterized protein LOC144004820 isoform X1, which yields MMAAVWFLVVLASALLMGADARSEGSNVGLKKGAVLDVKSNDVSLEEAFKLLQRLSSVLNLQNEAKDDVVSHEDQAPHHNLSHHEDQAPHHNLSHHEDQAPHHNVSHHEDQAPHHNVSHHEDQAPHHNVSHHEDQAPHHNVSHHEDQAPHHNVSHHEDQAPHHNVSHHEDQAPHHNVSHHEDQAPHHNVSQHEDQAPHHNVSQHEDQAPHHNVSQHEDQAPHHNVSQHEDQAPHHNVSQHEDQAPHHNVSQHEDQAPHHNVSQHEDQAPHHNVSHDVSDYQDDTMEDDVAEVSVNV from the exons ATGATGGCTGCTGTTTGGTTCTTGGTTGTGCTGGCGTCTGCGCTTTTGATGGGCGCTGATGCTAGATCAGAAGGATCCAATGTTGGGCTTAAAAAGGGAGCTGTGCTAG ATGTGAAATCCAATGATGTTTCACTTGAGGAGGCTTTTAAACTTCTGCAGCGTTTGAGTTCTGTGTTGAACTTGCAAAATGAAG CCAAGGATGATGTagtgagccacgaggaccaggcgccgcaccacaacttgagccaccacgaggaccaggcgccgcaccacaacttgagccaccacgaggaccaggcgccgcaccacaacgtgagccaccacgaggaccaggcgccgcaccacaacgtgagccaccacgaggaccaggcgccgcaccacaacgtgagccaccacgaggaccaggcgccgcaccacaacgtgagccaccacgaggaccaggcgccgcaccacaacgtgagccaccacgaggaccaggcgccgcaccacaacgtgagccaccacgaggaccaggcgccgcaccacaacgtgagccaccacgaggaccaggcgccgcaccacaacgtgagccagcacgaggaccaggcgccgcaccacaacgtgagccagcacgaggaccaggcgccgcaccacaacgtgagccagcacgaggaccaggcgccgcaccacaacgtgagccagcacgaggaccaggcgccgcaccacaacgtgagccagcacgaggaccaggcgccgcaccacaacgtgagccagcacgaggaccaggcgccgcaccacaacgtgagccagcacgaggaccaggcgccgcaccacaacgtgagccacgatgTCTCAGACTATCAGGATGACACAATGGAGGACGATGTGGCAGAAGTTTCAGTGAATGTTTGA
- the LOC144005374 gene encoding uncharacterized protein LOC144005374, translating to MMAAVWFLVVLAYALLMGADARSEGSNVGQKEGAVLDVKSNDVSLEEAFKLLQRLSSALNLQNEAKDDVVSNEDHAPHHNVSHVDHAPHHNVSHVDHAPHHNVSHVDHAPHHNVSHVDHAPHHNVSHVDHAPHHNVSHEDHAPHHNVSHEDHAPHHNVSHEDHAPHHNVSHEDHAPHHNVSHEDHAPHHNVSHEDHAPHHNKYH from the exons ATGATGGCTGCTGTTTGGTTTTTGGTTGTGCTGGCGTATGCACTTTTGATGGGCGCTGATGCTAGATCAGAAGGATCCAATGTTGGGCAGAAAGAAGGAGCTGTGCTAG ATGTGAAATCCAATGATGTTTCACTTGAGGAGGCTTTTAAACTTCTGCAGCGTTTGAGTTCTGCGTTGAACTTGCAAAATGAAG CCAAGGATGATGTAGTGAGcaacgaggaccatgcgccgcaccacaacgtgagccacgtggaccatgcgccgcaccacaacgtgagccacgtggaccatgcgccgcaccacaacgtgagccacgtggaccatgcgccgcaccacaacgtgagccacgtggaccatgcgccgcaccacaacgtgagccacgtggaccatgcgccgcaccacaacgtgagccacgaggaccatgcgccgcaccacaacgtgagccacgaggaccatgcgccgcaccacaacgtgagccacgaggaccatgcgccgcaccacaacgtgagccacgaggaccatgcgccgcaccacaacgtgagccacgaggaccatgcgccgcaccacaacgtgagccacgaggaccatgcgccgcaccacaac AAGTATCACTGA